Proteins from one Roseovarius nanhaiticus genomic window:
- a CDS encoding ABC transporter ATP-binding protein: MNDKKKKEVLLKIRNLKIEGYTDETWVPIIKGVDLTLHRGEVMGLIGESGAGKSTIGAAAMGYARDGTRITPDSSIEFDGMELTTATEGERRGLRGARIAYVAQSAAASFNPAHKIIDQHTEAPLHYRLQKRMAAQEDAIELYNKLRLPNPDEIGFRYPHQVSGGQLQRAMTAMAMSCRPDLIIFDEPTTALDVTTQIEVLAAIRDIVDEFNTAALYITHDLAVVAQMADTIKVLLKGEEVEEAPTKQMLDNPKEDYTKSLWAVRSFESPQRKREGREPLIEVKNVDASYASGPKILDDVSFDIYEGMTVAVVGESGSGKSTTARVITGLLPPEKGEVLFKGQPFPADYKQRNKEQLRQCQMIYQMADTALNPKVKISEIIGRPAKFYSGLSGAALKNRVDELLDLIELEPSQYYNRYPPELSGGQKQRIGIARALAAEPSFIVCDEVTSALDQLVAEGILRLLDRLQDELNLAYMFITHDLATVRSIADEVVVMQHGKVVEQGPKDKMFTPPHHPYTDLLLSSVPEMDPEWLTTLLEERGLENLGEAASDKIDPEDKKVAATKA; the protein is encoded by the coding sequence ATGAACGATAAAAAGAAAAAAGAAGTCCTGCTCAAGATCCGAAACCTCAAGATCGAGGGCTACACGGACGAGACGTGGGTGCCCATCATCAAGGGCGTGGATCTGACCCTGCATCGCGGTGAGGTCATGGGCCTCATCGGCGAGAGCGGCGCAGGCAAATCCACCATCGGCGCTGCCGCCATGGGCTATGCCCGTGACGGCACGCGGATCACGCCGGACAGCTCGATCGAGTTCGACGGGATGGAGCTGACGACCGCCACCGAAGGCGAGCGGCGCGGCCTGCGGGGCGCGCGCATCGCCTATGTCGCGCAATCGGCGGCAGCCTCGTTCAACCCGGCGCACAAGATCATCGACCAGCACACCGAGGCGCCGCTGCACTACCGCCTGCAAAAGCGGATGGCGGCGCAGGAGGACGCGATCGAGCTTTACAACAAGCTGCGCCTGCCCAACCCGGACGAAATCGGCTTTCGCTATCCGCACCAGGTGTCGGGTGGTCAGCTTCAGCGCGCGATGACCGCGATGGCCATGTCCTGCCGGCCCGATCTGATCATCTTCGACGAGCCGACGACGGCGCTCGACGTGACAACGCAGATCGAGGTTCTGGCCGCGATCCGCGATATCGTGGACGAGTTCAACACCGCCGCGCTCTACATCACGCATGATCTGGCCGTGGTTGCCCAGATGGCCGACACGATCAAGGTCCTGCTCAAGGGCGAAGAGGTCGAAGAGGCGCCGACCAAGCAGATGCTGGACAACCCCAAGGAGGATTACACCAAATCCCTCTGGGCCGTCCGCAGCTTCGAATCCCCGCAGCGCAAGCGGGAGGGCCGCGAGCCGCTGATCGAGGTCAAGAACGTCGATGCGTCCTACGCCTCGGGCCCCAAGATCCTCGATGATGTCAGCTTTGACATCTACGAGGGGATGACTGTTGCCGTGGTGGGCGAGTCCGGTTCGGGTAAATCGACCACTGCGCGCGTGATCACAGGCCTTTTGCCGCCGGAAAAGGGCGAGGTTCTCTTCAAGGGGCAGCCCTTCCCGGCGGATTACAAACAGCGCAACAAGGAACAGCTGCGCCAATGCCAGATGATCTATCAGATGGCCGACACCGCGCTGAATCCCAAGGTCAAGATCAGCGAGATCATCGGGCGCCCTGCGAAATTCTACTCGGGTCTTTCGGGTGCCGCGCTGAAAAACCGTGTGGATGAGCTTCTCGATCTGATCGAGCTGGAGCCGTCGCAATACTACAACCGCTACCCACCCGAGCTATCGGGCGGTCAGAAGCAGCGGATCGGTATTGCGCGCGCCCTCGCGGCCGAGCCCAGTTTCATCGTCTGCGACGAGGTGACGTCCGCGCTCGATCAGCTGGTGGCCGAGGGAATTTTGCGCCTGCTGGACCGTCTGCAGGACGAGTTGAACCTCGCCTATATGTTCATCACACATGATCTTGCCACAGTCCGGTCGATCGCGGATGAGGTCGTCGTGATGCAGCATGGCAAGGTGGTGGAGCAGGGGCCGAAGGACAAGATGTTCACGCCGCCGCATCACCCCTATACCGATCTGCTGCTGAGCTCGGTGCCCGAGATGGACCCCGAGTGGCTGACCACCCTCCTCGAAGAGCGGGGTCTGGAAAATCTGGGAGAAGCCGCGTCGGACAAGATCGATCCGGAAGACAAGAAGGTCGCCGCGACCAAGGCCTGA